The Streptomyces sp. NBC_01268 genome window below encodes:
- a CDS encoding antibiotic ABC transporter ATP-binding protein, which produces MARVVVVHGIGQEFLGPAQLHRDVVPALRDGVLLAGSPPPAAEDVGCAFYGDLFTEPGTRSDDLPPWDEWDVEEGLEAELLDAWRRAAEDPEGVGDPAGTRGVLGHAASRALRVERIRAGLDTLAGTRFFGRVSDRLLVLALRQVRRYLTEPALRAAAQDRVAAAVGPGTRVLVAHSLGSVVAYETLCARPELPVTDLVTLGSPLGLRGIVFDRLAPAPVDGTARWPGGIRHWTNIADRGDVVALPDRLAPRFGPAVSDQRIDNGTRMHDLARYLSAPSTGTAIARGLG; this is translated from the coding sequence TGGGGCCCGCGCAGTTGCACCGGGACGTCGTGCCCGCGCTGCGGGACGGCGTCCTGCTCGCCGGCTCCCCGCCGCCGGCCGCCGAGGACGTCGGCTGCGCCTTCTACGGCGACCTGTTCACCGAGCCCGGAACCCGCTCCGACGACCTGCCGCCCTGGGACGAGTGGGACGTCGAGGAGGGGCTGGAGGCCGAACTGCTCGACGCGTGGCGGCGGGCCGCCGAGGACCCGGAAGGCGTCGGGGACCCCGCCGGGACGCGCGGCGTCCTCGGCCACGCCGCCTCCCGCGCCCTGCGCGTCGAGCGGATCCGCGCCGGCCTCGACACCCTGGCCGGCACCCGCTTCTTCGGCCGGGTCTCCGACCGGCTGCTCGTCCTCGCGCTGCGGCAGGTCCGCCGCTACCTCACCGAGCCCGCGCTGCGGGCGGCCGCCCAGGACCGGGTCGCCGCCGCCGTCGGCCCCGGCACCCGGGTCCTCGTCGCCCACTCGCTGGGGTCCGTCGTCGCGTACGAGACGCTGTGCGCCCGCCCGGAGCTGCCCGTCACCGACCTCGTCACCCTCGGCTCCCCGCTCGGCCTGCGCGGGATCGTCTTCGACCGGCTGGCCCCGGCACCGGTGGACGGCACGGCCCGCTGGCCCGGCGGGATCCGCCACTGGACCAACATCGCCGACCGCGGCGACGTCGTCGCCCTCCCCGACCGCCTCGCGCCCCGCTTCGGCCCCGCCGTGTCCGACCAGCGGATCGACAACGGCACCCGGATGCACGACCTCGCCCGCTACCTGTCGGCGCCGAGCACGGGGACGGCGATCGCCCGAGGACT